The following coding sequences are from one Saprospiraceae bacterium window:
- a CDS encoding RNA polymerase sigma factor — translation MSTVEFFNQFNKQTQTLNNFAYSLTRDAEDAKDLYQETAFRALSNRDKFQPGTNFKAWLITIMKNIFINNYRRKVKGGIVNDNSENQYYFNSISNSVLNRAESDMMMKELHAMVDSLDDSLKVPFVRYYHGYKYQEIADELHLPLGTVKSRIFFARKALKSMIGSQYHIHQEMHQEMAVSDN, via the coding sequence ATGTCGACGGTGGAGTTTTTTAACCAGTTTAACAAGCAGACTCAGACACTCAACAACTTTGCGTACAGTTTGACCAGAGATGCTGAAGATGCAAAAGATTTGTATCAGGAGACCGCATTCAGGGCTTTGTCCAATAGAGATAAATTTCAACCGGGTACTAATTTTAAAGCATGGTTGATTACAATCATGAAGAATATTTTCATCAACAATTATCGCCGTAAAGTGAAGGGCGGTATTGTGAATGATAATTCTGAAAATCAGTACTATTTCAATTCTATCAGCAACAGTGTTCTTAACCGAGCTGAATCAGATATGATGATGAAGGAACTTCATGCCATGGTGGATAGTCTGGACGATTCTTTGAAAGTGCCATTTGTGAGATATTACCATGGATACAAATATCAGGAGATTGCAGATGAACTCCATCTGCCTCTTGGAACCGTAAAAAGCAGAATATTTTTCGCAAGGAAAGCTTTAAAAAGTATGATTGGATCACAGTATCATATCCATCAGGAGATGCATCAGGAAATGGCTGTCTCCGATAACTAA
- a CDS encoding COX15/CtaA family protein, with product MGNVVRSSVKIWLICGIVLILVQILLGAITRLTGSGLSITRWDIVTGILFPLSDESWNHHFELYKQTPQYQKINSDMGLSDFKFIFFWEYFHRLWARMMGLVFVFPLVYFLIKNWLNRRLLVHLSIVIILAAFVASLGWIMVASGLSERPWVNAYKLSFHFLAAVALLTFIFFTYLDYSCGDLKKWDTGRRGSIVALRIFAVLVILQLFVAGVMSGTHAGLIAPTWPKIAKDWVPGFLLRGNFSVLYDWSDYDKNPSFLLLVQFVHRSLAYVIYGFAIWMFFYFRKSSLVLLRYFSLLVGLLTVQLILGILTVINCHGKVPLFLAISHQFMGLALWLCVFYGLWRIKNANISVL from the coding sequence ATGGGAAATGTAGTAAGAAGCAGTGTTAAAATCTGGTTGATTTGCGGTATTGTATTGATACTGGTGCAGATATTACTCGGTGCGATAACGCGATTGACAGGAAGTGGATTGTCCATTACTCGATGGGATATTGTCACAGGGATTTTATTTCCTCTTTCAGATGAGAGCTGGAATCATCATTTTGAATTGTACAAGCAGACGCCTCAGTATCAGAAAATCAATAGTGACATGGGCCTTTCTGACTTCAAATTTATTTTTTTCTGGGAATATTTTCATCGTTTATGGGCTCGGATGATGGGTTTGGTGTTTGTGTTTCCACTTGTTTATTTTTTGATTAAAAATTGGCTAAACCGGCGCTTACTAGTCCATTTGTCTATAGTTATAATTTTAGCTGCTTTTGTGGCATCATTGGGATGGATAATGGTGGCCAGTGGGCTTAGTGAAAGACCTTGGGTCAATGCCTATAAATTATCTTTTCACTTTTTGGCAGCAGTCGCATTACTTACATTCATCTTTTTCACATATTTAGATTATAGTTGTGGAGATTTAAAGAAATGGGATACAGGGAGACGAGGGTCAATTGTTGCACTCAGAATATTTGCTGTACTTGTGATATTGCAATTATTCGTTGCCGGAGTTATGAGTGGAACTCACGCCGGGTTGATTGCACCAACCTGGCCAAAAATAGCGAAGGACTGGGTACCGGGGTTTTTATTGAGAGGAAACTTTTCTGTTTTATATGACTGGTCCGATTATGATAAAAATCCTAGTTTTCTTTTGCTGGTGCAATTTGTTCACAGAAGTCTTGCTTATGTTATTTACGGCTTCGCCATTTGGATGTTCTTTTATTTTCGAAAGTCAAGTTTAGTGTTGCTTAGGTATTTCAGTTTACTGGTGGGACTTCTGACAGTTCAATTGATTTTAGGCATTCTTACGGTGATCAATTGTCATGGAAAGGTGCCTTTGTTCTTGGCTATATCACATCAATTTATGGGTCTTGCCTTGTGGTTGTGTGTATTTTATGGATTGTGGAGGATAAAAAATGCTAACATTTCAGTTCTGTAA
- a CDS encoding D-tyrosyl-tRNA(Tyr) deacylase, giving the protein MRAVIQRVKSATVRVNTRVISTIGPGLLILLGVEGADTDEDINWLSQKVAQIRIFPDQHGYMNISSGEAKAQLMVISQFTLLASTKKGNRPSFIKAAPAVAAEQMYEKFVKKLTEMSQSLIQTGSFGADMQVELINDGPVTIIIDSKNKE; this is encoded by the coding sequence ATGCGAGCTGTTATACAGAGAGTAAAATCCGCTACCGTGAGAGTCAATACAAGAGTAATTTCTACCATTGGCCCTGGGCTGTTGATCTTATTGGGAGTAGAAGGTGCAGATACAGACGAAGATATCAACTGGTTATCTCAAAAAGTTGCACAAATAAGGATTTTTCCGGATCAACACGGCTATATGAACATATCTTCCGGAGAAGCGAAAGCACAGTTAATGGTAATCAGTCAGTTTACTTTGTTGGCTAGTACCAAAAAAGGAAACAGGCCTAGTTTTATAAAAGCTGCTCCTGCAGTAGCAGCAGAACAGATGTATGAGAAATTTGTGAAAAAGCTGACTGAAATGAGCCAAAGCCTAATTCAAACGGGTAGTTTTGGTGCTGATATGCAAGTAGAGCTGATCAACGATGGGCCGGTCACTATAATTATTGACAGCAAAAACAAAGAGTGA
- the tgt gene encoding tRNA guanosine(34) transglycosylase Tgt has protein sequence MSQDRFQLIHRAPNSKARAGLLQTAHGAIETPIFMPVGTAATVKAVHQKELQEEVKAQIILSNTYHLHLRPGSELIRLAGGLHQFMSWPMPILTDSGGYQVFSLSERRKIKEEGVTFYSHIDGSRQFFSPESVVDIQRNLGSDFMMALDECPPFPCEQKYAEKSMQLTHRWIQRGQNHFQSTSSIHGHEQIFVPICQGSVYPDLRIKSAEFISQYDKPVYAIGGLSVGEPENVLYEMVNLETDVLPETGARYLMGVGTPANLLECIDRGIDMFDCVLPSRNARHGIIYTTEGIIHIRNAKWKEDFSPIDRGLTTNTSVQMSKAYLRHLFHSKEILGAQIATLQNLGFYLWLVKEARRHIIDGSFSSWKTKMIEVISLKR, from the coding sequence ATGAGCCAAGACCGATTTCAACTCATCCACCGAGCGCCCAACAGCAAAGCGAGGGCTGGTTTACTCCAAACGGCACATGGAGCGATAGAAACGCCGATTTTCATGCCTGTAGGGACTGCAGCCACGGTCAAGGCTGTTCATCAGAAAGAGCTTCAAGAAGAAGTGAAGGCACAGATCATTTTGTCAAACACATATCACTTGCATCTTCGTCCGGGAAGTGAGCTCATCCGTCTGGCAGGAGGCCTCCATCAGTTCATGAGCTGGCCTATGCCGATATTGACAGATAGTGGAGGATATCAGGTTTTTTCATTGAGCGAAAGGAGAAAGATCAAAGAGGAGGGGGTTACATTTTACTCTCATATCGACGGCTCCAGACAGTTCTTCTCACCGGAATCCGTTGTAGACATTCAACGCAATCTGGGCTCCGACTTTATGATGGCTCTGGACGAATGTCCTCCTTTTCCCTGTGAACAGAAATATGCAGAAAAATCAATGCAGCTCACCCATCGCTGGATCCAACGAGGACAAAATCATTTTCAATCCACCAGCAGTATACACGGCCACGAACAGATTTTTGTGCCAATCTGTCAGGGTTCAGTATATCCCGATTTAAGGATAAAAAGCGCTGAATTTATTTCTCAGTATGACAAACCCGTATATGCGATTGGTGGATTATCCGTTGGAGAACCCGAGAATGTACTATACGAGATGGTAAATCTAGAAACAGACGTATTGCCGGAGACCGGAGCGAGATACCTGATGGGAGTAGGCACTCCTGCAAATCTCCTCGAATGTATCGACCGCGGAATAGATATGTTTGACTGTGTATTGCCCAGTAGAAATGCAAGACATGGGATCATTTACACTACAGAAGGGATCATCCATATCCGCAACGCTAAGTGGAAAGAAGACTTTAGTCCAATAGATCGGGGTCTGACTACAAACACCAGTGTTCAAATGTCAAAGGCATACTTACGCCATCTTTTTCATTCGAAAGAAATTCTAGGAGCGCAGATTGCTACTCTGCAAAATCTGGGCTTTTATCTTTGGCTTGTGAAGGAAGCTAGAAGACATATAATTGATGGCAGCTTTTCTAGCTGGAAAACTAAAATGATTGAAGTCATCTCACTGAAAAGGTAA
- the secA gene encoding preprotein translocase subunit SecA translates to MLGFLKKIFGTKHERDVKEYQLRLPEINRFYEEYQALSHDQLRNKTVEFREEIQQYLSEINGRIDSLRQAAEEEENVHRKEEIYNTIDSTIKEKDGLIEEVLKTLLPRAFAVVKETSRRFMQNEILEVTATDADRNLSVSRSYINLDGDKAKYSNSWSAAGGQITWNMLHYDVQLIGGMVLHDGKIAEMGTGEGKTLVATLPAYLNGLTGEGVHVVTVNDYLARRDSEWIGPILEFLHLSIDCIDKYKPHSQQRRAAYNCDVTYGTNNEFGFDYLRDNMVRSSEEKVQRKHHYAMVDEVDSVLIDDARTPLIISGPVDVDEESQEYNELKPKVERLINEQKRLATQNLSDARRLISEGNATTGEGGGGMALFRAYRALPKSRPLIKYLSEEGVRAILQKTENFYMQEQSRNMRVADQPLYFTIDEKNKHVELTGKGEDFLAKGESDTNFFIIPDLAQEMNVILGQTNLSKEEITEKKEKVLNDYAIKSKRLHCVHQLLKAYTLFEKDEEYVVLDGEVKIVDEGTGRMLEGRRYSDGLHQALEAKEAVKVGELTQTYATITLQNYFRMFHKLAGMTGTAETEAGEFWQIYKLDVVVIPTNRPVIRDDREDLVYKTSREKFNAVIEEIASCTEKGRPVLVGTTSVDISEKLSRMLQLRGIPHNVLNAKQHQREAEIVAEAGLPGKVTIATNMAGRGTDIKITDEVKRAGGLAIIGTERHESRRVDRQLRGRSGRQGDPGSSQFFVSFEDNLMRLFNSDRMITIMDKLGHKEGEVMQHSMVTKSIENAQKKVEENNFAMRKRLLEYDDVMNIQREAIYKKRDHALEGYRLSVDLDYMFRSTLQHIVHKNKATGSYPEFVNDSIMLLGFEPEMRDADFLQSREQEVLARFEDEFYNFYKKKEEAISNLLLPGIERIKREHGDHYKRIAIPYEDGINEPVPIAAEIDEALRTKGTSIMRDIEKSIALSILDSNWKEHLRNTDELKDSVQAATFEQKDPLVIYKMEAYKLFENLVYKMNEEITSYLTKGKVMIAVETEMQEAKTQKADLSKVRTNKQEENARRAAESAGRAEPQAVQTIRNSGPKVGRNEPCPCGSGKKFKNCHGAES, encoded by the coding sequence ATGTTAGGCTTCCTCAAGAAGATTTTCGGAACGAAACACGAGCGCGATGTCAAGGAATACCAGCTCAGGCTCCCGGAGATCAACCGCTTTTATGAAGAATATCAAGCACTCTCTCATGACCAATTGAGAAACAAAACCGTAGAATTCAGAGAAGAAATACAGCAGTACCTGAGCGAGATCAATGGGAGAATTGACAGTTTGCGCCAAGCAGCTGAGGAAGAAGAGAATGTACATCGTAAAGAAGAGATTTACAATACAATAGACAGTACAATAAAAGAAAAAGACGGCCTTATCGAAGAAGTTCTCAAAACCCTGTTGCCAAGGGCCTTTGCTGTTGTAAAAGAGACGTCCAGGAGATTTATGCAGAACGAGATCCTCGAGGTGACAGCTACGGATGCCGACCGAAACCTATCGGTATCTCGTTCCTACATCAACCTTGACGGGGATAAAGCCAAATATTCCAACAGTTGGTCGGCTGCAGGAGGTCAAATCACATGGAATATGCTACACTATGATGTGCAACTCATCGGTGGTATGGTACTCCATGATGGAAAGATAGCGGAAATGGGTACCGGAGAAGGAAAAACCTTGGTCGCGACACTTCCAGCATATCTCAATGGCTTGACAGGGGAAGGAGTTCACGTTGTCACGGTCAATGATTACCTAGCTAGGAGAGACAGTGAGTGGATAGGACCGATATTGGAATTTCTCCATCTCAGTATAGATTGTATAGACAAGTATAAACCGCATTCTCAGCAAAGACGCGCTGCCTACAATTGTGACGTGACTTATGGTACGAACAATGAATTCGGGTTCGATTATCTGAGGGACAATATGGTGCGCTCTTCAGAAGAGAAAGTTCAGCGCAAACACCATTATGCTATGGTAGATGAGGTGGACAGTGTGTTGATAGACGACGCCAGAACACCACTAATCATCTCCGGTCCGGTGGATGTAGACGAAGAAAGTCAGGAATACAATGAACTCAAACCCAAAGTGGAGCGCCTTATCAACGAACAAAAAAGATTGGCAACACAAAATCTTTCAGACGCCAGGAGACTCATTTCAGAAGGAAATGCAACAACGGGCGAAGGAGGAGGAGGTATGGCATTATTCCGCGCTTACAGGGCATTACCGAAGTCCAGACCATTGATCAAATATCTTAGTGAGGAAGGCGTACGCGCTATATTGCAGAAAACAGAAAACTTTTATATGCAGGAGCAATCCCGCAATATGAGAGTTGCCGATCAACCTCTTTATTTCACGATTGACGAAAAAAATAAACACGTAGAACTGACTGGAAAAGGAGAAGATTTTCTGGCTAAAGGAGAATCAGATACCAACTTTTTTATCATACCGGATCTGGCCCAAGAAATGAATGTAATCCTCGGTCAAACGAATTTGAGCAAGGAAGAAATTACCGAAAAAAAGGAAAAGGTTCTCAATGATTATGCCATCAAGTCAAAACGCTTACACTGCGTTCATCAACTTTTGAAGGCCTACACTTTGTTCGAAAAAGATGAAGAATATGTGGTCTTAGATGGTGAAGTAAAGATCGTCGACGAAGGTACAGGTCGTATGTTGGAGGGCAGAAGATATTCAGATGGTCTGCACCAGGCTTTAGAAGCCAAAGAAGCTGTAAAAGTGGGAGAACTCACTCAAACTTACGCGACGATCACACTCCAAAACTACTTCAGGATGTTCCACAAGCTGGCGGGAATGACGGGTACGGCAGAAACAGAAGCAGGGGAGTTCTGGCAGATCTATAAGCTGGACGTTGTGGTTATTCCAACCAACAGACCGGTTATCAGGGATGACAGAGAAGACCTTGTTTACAAGACATCAAGAGAGAAATTCAATGCTGTAATAGAAGAAATTGCATCTTGTACGGAAAAGGGAAGACCGGTATTAGTGGGTACGACTTCTGTGGATATTTCTGAAAAATTGAGCCGTATGCTCCAATTGCGAGGCATACCTCACAACGTTCTCAATGCAAAGCAGCACCAGAGAGAGGCGGAGATTGTGGCAGAAGCGGGTCTGCCGGGTAAAGTCACCATAGCTACGAACATGGCAGGTAGAGGTACGGACATCAAAATTACTGATGAGGTAAAACGAGCCGGAGGTCTGGCTATCATAGGTACTGAAAGACACGAATCAAGGCGTGTGGACAGACAGCTTCGCGGAAGGTCCGGTCGTCAGGGAGATCCGGGTTCGTCCCAGTTTTTCGTATCCTTCGAGGACAACCTCATGCGACTTTTCAATTCAGATCGCATGATCACGATTATGGACAAACTCGGACACAAAGAAGGTGAGGTCATGCAGCACTCCATGGTGACAAAGTCAATAGAGAATGCACAAAAAAAGGTAGAGGAAAACAACTTCGCCATGCGAAAACGTCTGTTGGAGTATGATGACGTCATGAATATCCAACGAGAAGCGATCTATAAAAAGCGCGATCATGCATTGGAGGGATATAGACTTTCGGTAGATCTGGATTATATGTTCAGAAGTACACTTCAACATATTGTCCACAAAAACAAAGCTACTGGGAGTTATCCGGAATTTGTCAATGACTCGATTATGCTTCTTGGTTTTGAACCGGAGATGCGTGATGCTGACTTCTTACAATCAAGAGAACAGGAAGTTCTGGCCAGATTTGAAGACGAATTTTATAACTTTTATAAGAAGAAAGAAGAGGCGATCAGTAATCTCCTACTTCCGGGCATAGAGCGTATCAAAAGGGAACACGGTGATCACTACAAGCGCATAGCCATACCTTATGAAGATGGCATTAACGAACCTGTTCCAATTGCCGCTGAGATCGATGAGGCCTTGCGAACCAAAGGAACTTCTATTATGAGGGATATCGAAAAATCAATTGCTCTGAGTATCCTTGACAGCAACTGGAAGGAGCACTTGCGCAATACAGATGAGCTCAAAGATTCTGTTCAAGCGGCTACTTTTGAGCAGAAGGACCCTCTCGTCATATACAAGATGGAAGCCTACAAACTGTTCGAAAATCTAGTGTACAAAATGAATGAAGAAATCACCTCCTATCTGACCAAAGGCAAGGTGATGATCGCTGTCGAGACAGAAATGCAAGAGGCCAAGACCCAAAAAGCAGACCTTAGCAAAGTACGAACCAACAAGCAAGAAGAAAATGCTAGACGAGCGGCGGAAAGTGCGGGCAGAGCAGAACCGCAAGCTGTCCAGACGATACGCAACAGTGGACCCAAAGTAGGCAGGAACGAACCATGCCCATGCGGGAGCGGTAAGAAATTTAAAAACTGCCATGGTGCAGAATCATGA
- a CDS encoding RNA polymerase sigma factor translates to MEVLEMVEACLRGDRISQKKLFDLFAGKMLAVCMRYSKHRMEAEDLLQDGFIRVFMNLDQFKNDGPLEQWIRRIMINNAIKKYHKKCNQNESYTIDTVVEEGVQPDAIDQISEQEMMDMIAELPDGYRMVFNLFAIEGYSHKEISEMMHIEESTSRSQLAKARKVLQDKIIKNSNFLV, encoded by the coding sequence ATGGAAGTGCTTGAAATGGTTGAAGCTTGTCTTCGGGGTGATCGTATCTCCCAGAAGAAACTCTTTGACCTTTTTGCAGGAAAGATGCTAGCCGTTTGCATGCGCTATTCCAAGCATAGAATGGAGGCTGAAGACCTACTGCAAGATGGTTTCATTCGGGTGTTTATGAATCTTGATCAGTTTAAAAATGATGGTCCATTAGAGCAGTGGATCAGAAGGATTATGATAAATAATGCGATCAAGAAATATCACAAGAAATGCAACCAAAACGAAAGTTATACGATAGATACAGTTGTTGAGGAAGGGGTTCAACCGGATGCGATAGATCAAATTTCAGAACAGGAGATGATGGATATGATAGCTGAGTTGCCCGATGGTTATAGAATGGTATTCAATCTATTCGCCATTGAAGGGTATTCGCATAAAGAAATTTCTGAGATGATGCACATCGAAGAAAGTACCTCTCGATCTCAGTTGGCAAAAGCAAGAAAGGTTTTACAAGATAAGATAATTAAGAATTCTAATTTTTTGGTGTAA
- a CDS encoding rod shape-determining protein RodA, whose translation MSIRKERILYDWVTIGIYISMLCIGWMAYYAVTYTQNEGRDFFDLSTPITKQTVFTVTALLVFITVTFIDWKFWQNFAYIFYGAGLVLLILVLIFGSEIKGAKAWFSFGGFSFQPAEIAKLGTALALSAYLSNFKTDLKVRQYQLVAIGLILVPVFLILLQPDAGSALTFFSFFLLLFVAGLNEIYFLIGAVLIATFILSIVFPLEYFELGLLIIIPIIAWYFSKRFPLSWAVLALSLAAVVITFLYLSYWYWIGIGVLGSLVFLILLWRSRQERLSLALLSSMILLTGFALMTTQLFLSLDKHQQERINVWLKPSECDPRGSLYNILQSKVAIGSGGFWGKGFLKGNMTKLRFVPEQSTDFIFSTIGEEHGFIGAVLVVTLFTILMLRIMRTAESISTKFISYYSIGLAGLLLVHVLVNIGMTIGLMPIIGIPLPFISKGGSSLIGFSLMLGIYIRMQAKPK comes from the coding sequence ATGTCTATCAGAAAAGAACGGATTCTTTATGACTGGGTGACGATCGGAATATACATCAGCATGCTGTGCATAGGGTGGATGGCATATTATGCAGTGACCTACACTCAGAATGAAGGACGCGATTTTTTCGACCTTTCGACTCCTATTACCAAGCAAACAGTTTTCACAGTTACTGCGCTTCTTGTATTTATAACGGTGACTTTTATCGATTGGAAGTTCTGGCAAAACTTTGCATATATCTTTTACGGAGCAGGACTGGTGCTCCTTATATTGGTATTGATATTTGGCTCTGAAATCAAAGGAGCTAAAGCCTGGTTTTCTTTTGGTGGCTTTTCATTTCAACCAGCTGAGATAGCGAAGTTGGGGACGGCTCTTGCATTATCTGCCTATCTGAGCAATTTCAAAACCGATTTAAAAGTCAGACAATATCAACTTGTCGCCATCGGTCTCATTTTGGTGCCCGTTTTTCTTATCTTATTACAACCGGATGCAGGATCGGCGTTGACCTTTTTCTCATTCTTCCTCTTGCTTTTTGTAGCAGGATTGAATGAAATTTACTTCTTGATCGGTGCAGTTTTGATTGCCACCTTTATCTTGTCTATAGTATTTCCATTAGAATATTTTGAGCTGGGTCTCTTGATTATTATCCCTATCATCGCCTGGTATTTTTCGAAGAGATTTCCTTTATCCTGGGCGGTATTGGCCCTCAGTCTTGCTGCAGTTGTCATCACTTTTCTTTATCTTTCCTATTGGTATTGGATTGGAATCGGAGTGTTGGGTTCATTGGTTTTTCTTATTCTACTTTGGAGATCCAGACAAGAGAGACTTTCTCTGGCTCTCTTATCGTCGATGATTTTGCTGACTGGTTTTGCATTGATGACAACACAATTGTTTTTGTCCTTGGACAAACATCAACAGGAAAGAATCAATGTGTGGTTGAAGCCTTCGGAATGTGATCCCAGAGGCTCTCTGTATAATATTTTACAGTCTAAGGTAGCCATTGGCTCCGGAGGATTTTGGGGCAAGGGTTTTTTGAAAGGGAATATGACAAAGCTGCGTTTTGTTCCTGAGCAGAGCACAGATTTTATTTTTAGTACGATAGGAGAAGAACATGGGTTTATCGGTGCAGTATTGGTTGTCACTTTATTTACCATACTCATGCTGAGGATAATGAGGACAGCTGAGTCTATCAGTACGAAATTTATCAGTTATTACAGTATTGGTCTTGCAGGATTGCTCCTTGTGCACGTTTTGGTGAATATAGGAATGACAATTGGTCTCATGCCCATAATTGGCATTCCCCTACCCTTTATCAGCAAAGGTGGATCTTCTTTGATTGGATTTTCGTTGATGCTGGGTATTTATATCAGAATGCAAGCCAAACCCAAGTAG
- a CDS encoding nucleotide pyrophosphohydrolase yields the protein MNSMQQAVDLWIKQYGIRYFNEMTNTLILVEEVGELARHISRTYGEQSYKNFPDQDKSQEMIREELADIQFVLCCLANQMQIDLDAAMQESLSKKTKRDKDRHSKNPKLLA from the coding sequence ATGAATAGTATGCAACAGGCAGTGGATCTGTGGATTAAACAATACGGTATCAGATATTTCAATGAAATGACCAACACACTGATTCTAGTAGAAGAAGTTGGCGAGCTGGCAAGACATATTAGCAGAACATATGGGGAACAATCCTATAAAAATTTTCCCGATCAAGATAAAAGCCAAGAAATGATCAGAGAAGAGCTGGCAGATATACAGTTTGTATTATGCTGTCTGGCCAACCAAATGCAAATTGATCTCGATGCAGCAATGCAAGAAAGTTTATCAAAAAAAACTAAAAGAGATAAAGACAGACACAGTAAGAATCCAAAACTTCTAGCATGA
- a CDS encoding alpha/beta hydrolase, with amino-acid sequence MDLITENKFSYFESGAKGPNLMLLHGLFGALSNFKDLIEHFSKDYNVVVPIIPIFELPLLQVGLNGYVDHVVDFVKFKKFDKCHVLGNSLGGHIALLYALADQEHVRSITLTGSSGLFESGMGNSFPKRGDYEFIKKKTELTFYDPAIATKELVDEVFEITNDRGKAIRIIATAKSAIRNNLEHKLHLINVPTLLIWGQNDNVTPPFVGEKFSELIQKSELHFIDKCGHAPMMERPLEFNRILESFLEKN; translated from the coding sequence ATGGATCTGATTACAGAAAATAAATTCAGTTATTTTGAGTCCGGAGCGAAAGGACCTAATCTGATGCTATTGCATGGTTTGTTTGGAGCATTAAGTAATTTCAAAGATCTTATAGAGCACTTTAGCAAAGATTATAATGTAGTGGTGCCTATCATTCCAATTTTTGAATTGCCGTTACTACAAGTTGGTTTGAATGGATACGTTGATCATGTTGTCGATTTCGTCAAGTTCAAAAAATTTGACAAATGTCATGTTTTAGGAAATTCGTTGGGAGGGCATATTGCACTATTGTATGCATTAGCTGATCAGGAGCATGTGAGGAGTATTACCCTTACAGGTAGTTCAGGGTTGTTTGAAAGTGGGATGGGTAATTCTTTTCCAAAAAGGGGAGACTATGAATTTATCAAGAAGAAGACTGAACTGACTTTTTACGATCCGGCGATTGCGACAAAAGAGCTGGTGGATGAGGTTTTTGAGATCACCAATGACCGTGGTAAGGCGATCAGAATCATAGCTACTGCAAAGTCTGCTATCCGAAATAATCTTGAGCATAAACTGCATTTAATTAATGTACCTACTCTTCTTATTTGGGGTCAGAATGACAATGTTACTCCTCCGTTCGTTGGAGAAAAGTTCAGTGAATTGATTCAAAAATCGGAGTTACATTTTATTGATAAATGCGGACATGCCCCTATGATGGAGAGACCCCTAGAATTCAACAGAATTCTAGAGAGTTTTCTAGAAAAAAATTAG
- a CDS encoding LptF/LptG family permease, whose product MKKYFALSIFDRYIIRKYVVTFTFTMALLSIIAVVFDLSERIEKLLSHNLSAWVIARDYYFNFIPWINSLMFPLYALITVIFFTSRMAGQTEIIPVFSSGVSYGRFLRPFIIAGSFFTLIHLIGNHYFIPRANKTLKEFENTYIKTSNVKEKDRNVHMFVDQDVKVYVRYFNVKDSSGQDFIMQRFDQDRLVAMLQARSIKWKAEPHVWTVKDYELRTFQDSVESYQTYREQSLDTSINFLPSDFIFKTNQKEVMPTPELIEFIQREKEKGSGISRLFEVEKQRRSADPVTTLILTIIGACIASRKVRGGLGLHLALAVIIGVCYIFLSKLSITFANSEILPPWIAVWIPNFIFTFVAYYFYKNAQK is encoded by the coding sequence ATGAAGAAGTACTTTGCACTTTCCATCTTCGATAGATATATCATCCGCAAGTATGTGGTGACATTCACTTTTACCATGGCTTTGTTATCAATTATTGCGGTGGTCTTTGATCTGAGCGAACGTATCGAAAAACTGCTCTCTCACAACCTAAGTGCATGGGTGATTGCGAGAGATTACTATTTCAACTTTATTCCTTGGATCAATTCGTTGATGTTTCCACTTTATGCCCTGATTACAGTAATCTTTTTCACCTCCAGGATGGCCGGACAAACGGAAATTATTCCTGTTTTTAGTTCAGGCGTTTCTTATGGCAGATTTCTTCGTCCATTTATTATTGCAGGAAGCTTTTTTACATTGATACACCTTATCGGCAACCATTATTTTATACCAAGAGCGAACAAGACCCTTAAGGAGTTTGAAAATACCTATATCAAGACCAGTAATGTCAAGGAAAAGGATCGGAACGTGCACATGTTTGTTGACCAGGATGTTAAGGTATATGTGCGTTATTTTAACGTGAAGGATTCGTCCGGGCAAGATTTTATTATGCAAAGATTTGATCAGGATAGACTAGTGGCTATGCTTCAGGCGCGAAGTATTAAGTGGAAGGCAGAACCACATGTCTGGACAGTAAAAGATTACGAACTGAGAACTTTTCAGGATAGTGTAGAGAGTTATCAGACATATAGAGAACAAAGTCTGGATACAAGCATCAACTTCTTGCCGAGTGACTTTATCTTTAAAACCAACCAAAAAGAGGTCATGCCTACCCCGGAGTTGATTGAATTCATCCAAAGGGAGAAGGAAAAAGGTTCCGGAATTTCTCGTTTGTTTGAGGTGGAGAAGCAGCGCAGATCCGCAGATCCTGTCACTACATTGATTTTGACCATAATAGGGGCTTGTATAGCGAGTCGGAAGGTAAGAGGGGGCCTCGGATTGCACCTTGCCTTGGCAGTCATCATTGGTGTGTGCTATATATTCCTTTCCAAACTTTCTATCACCTTTGCAAACAGTGAAATTTTACCACCTTGGATAGCGGTATGGATCCCAAATTTTATATTTACTTTCGTAGCATATTATTTTTATAAAAACGCACAAAAATAA